One region of Juglans regia cultivar Chandler chromosome 4, Walnut 2.0, whole genome shotgun sequence genomic DNA includes:
- the LOC108981631 gene encoding UPF0481 protein At3g47200-like, with protein sequence MAGCGEHVISMEELLSKKVNVVITEAGETSRGRDNSGLRRRIIEIGEEACELKKKRFEKLRKAASDHLSINTPNGGQNATPKIQKVPLLLQDHKHFDKYFKPRIVAIGPIHHGEPKYKRAEVYKLRMASYFVKDSGRKDDILYDIVEKNIEQLRQCFDEKVTEKYSDQALAWMLFVDGCAILQSIHCAVSNNCKDWTMKYDLMAFTKQDLFLLENQLPYQLLVDLMNSSAKKAELEKCIPIFINQQAVYNKSQPCENGLPTTERPIHLLDLLRTKIMKGNRQSTNGPIKAGDKSKSTNTIQSFLRLLSCKRRLRESEDSKQNGERLKLTYRNVEELRAAGIYMRCNDSEDPLTTIRFNRLLGFYPGYLWLSPITVDDAMGPKFLNLIAYEMCPDFYNKFEITSYILFLDSLIDNIKDVMVLRNKGILKNCLGSDEEVARLFNEIGTDLVPDPDAYGDVKDAIQRHYDAKWMNWIAEALHEHFRSPWTFMAFSAAIIVLSLTFIQTWFAIFKEDAGNSRPRVRR encoded by the coding sequence ATGGCCGGATGTGGGGAGCATGTTATTTCCATGGAGGAGTTGCTTTCGAAAAAGGTTAATGTTGTCATAACCGAAGCTGGTGAAACAAGCAGAGGCCGCGACAATTCCGGCCTGCGGAGGCGGATCATTGAAATCGGCGAGGAAGCCTGCGAGctgaaaaaaaagagatttgagAAACTGCGGAAAGCAGCCTCAGATCATCTCAGTATTAATACGCCAAATGGAGGTCAAAATGCTacaccaaaaatacaaaaggttCCGCTGTTGCTGCAAGATCACAAACATTTCGACAAGTATTTCAAGCCAAGGATAGTTGCAATCGGTCCCATCCATCATGGTGAGCCAAAATACAAGCGAGCCGAGGTGTACAAGCTTAGAATGGCATCCTACTTCGTCAAAGACAGTGGTAGAAAGGATGACATTTTGTACGACATTGTTGAGAAGAACATCGAGCAACTGAGGCAGTGTTTCGACGAGAAGGTGACCGAGAAATATAGCGATCAGGCCCTCGCCTGGATGCTGTTTGTGGACGGGTGTGCAATATTACAGTCCATCCATTGTGCTGTTAGCAATAACTGCAAAGACTGGACAATGAAATACGATCTGATGGCCTTTACGAAACAGGATTTGTTCCTGTTGGAGAATCAACTTCCTTATCAGCTCCTTGTGGATTTGATGAATTCCAGCGCAAAGAAAGCTGAATTGGAGAAGTGCATCCCAATCTTCATCAATCAGCAGGCCGTATACAATAAGTCGCAGCCGTGCGAGAATGGATTACCGACTACGGAAAGGCCAATCCATCTTCTCGATCTCCTCCGGACGAAAATCATGAAAGGTAATCGACAAAGTACTAACGGCCCCATTAAAGCTGGCGACAAAAGCAAAAGTACGAACACGATCCAATCATTTCTCCGTCTTCTCAGCTGTAAACGTCGCCTTAGGGAAAGTGAAGACAGCAAGCAGAACGGGGAACGATTAAAGTTGACTTATCGCAACGTGGAGGAGCTTAGAGCAGCAGGAATCTATATGAGGTGCAATGATAGTGAGGATCCCTTGACAACAATACGTTTTAATAGATTACTCGGTTTCTACCCGGGATACCTCTGGCTTTCTCCAATAACAGTTGATGACGCAATGGGGCCCAAGTTCTTGAATTTGATAGCCTACGAGATGTGTCCGGATTTCTACAACAAGTTCGAGATCACCTCATACATATTATTCCTGGATTCACTCATTGATAACATCAAAGACGTAATGGTGTTGAGGAATAAGGGAATACTCAAGAACTGCCTTGGCAGCGACGAGGAAGTGGCTCGACTCTTCAATGAGATCGGCACCGACTTGGTTCCTGACCCCGATGCATATGGGGATGTCAAAGATGCCATTCAGAGACACTACGATGCTAAGTGGATGAACTGGATTGCTGAAGCCCTCCACGAGCATTTCAGAAGCCCCTGGACATTTATGGCTTTTTCGGCCGCCATAATAGTACTCAGTCTAACTTTCATACAGACTTGGTTCGCAATATTCAAAGAAGACGCAGGTAATTCCCGACCCCGAGTTCGGCGCTAG